A genomic segment from Nicotiana sylvestris chromosome 1, ASM39365v2, whole genome shotgun sequence encodes:
- the LOC138868736 gene encoding uncharacterized protein yields the protein MEFNNDLQAQEAEGERRKLAQENEALRAQVQKMRIAVENPGRSKKDEKLIYSLTQKVRIFGDDLQKTEAELANARAKLAMNAEGRASFVRQLKENYDKGMVSIKKKVNVLENEMAKQARDFKAEREHCYSLMAQLEKYLQQLQEQNHTAEQVLDARSQ from the coding sequence ATGGAATTCAACAATGATCtccaagcacaagaagccgaaggtgAAAGAAGAAAGTTGGCCCAAGAGAATGAAGCTCTTCGAGCCCAAGTTCAAAAAATGAGAATAGCAGTTGAGAACCCAGGTAGGAGCAAAAAAGACGAAAAACTCATCTATAGCCTTACACAAAAAGTACGTATTTTTGGGGATGATTTGCAAAAGACTGAAGCGGAGCTAGCAAATGCCCGAGCTAAGTTAGCTATGAATGCAGAGGGACGGGCCAGTTTCGTTCGGCAACTGAAGGAGAATTATGACAAAGGAATGGTGAGTATAAAGAAAAAGGTCAATGTCCTTGAGAATGAGATGGCCAAGCAGGCAAGAGACTTCAAAGCAGAAAGGGAACACTGCTATTCCCTGATGGCACAACTAGAGAAATACCTGCAGCAACTTCAAGAGCAAAATCACACAGCTGAACAAGTTTTGGATGCCAGATCTCAGTAG